The following nucleotide sequence is from Gymnodinialimonas phycosphaerae.
GGTAGAACAGCGGCGCAATCTCCACCACGCCACCGACGGCCACGACCACGAAGCTCAGCGCCAGAAGCAGCGTTGCGTTGGTCTCGATCTTCTTGTGTTTGTCTAGAATTCCCATAACTCCGGATCTCCTTATTCTGCTGGAACTGCAGAGTTGGTGTCGGCTACAGCCTCACCACTTCTGACAGTCATCCACAGGTTCCAGGCCATGATCAGCGCACCGGCGAGGAACATGATTCCACCCAAGCCCCGGACCACATACATCGGGAATTTCGCAGCCACCGTGTCGGCAAACGAGTTCACGAGGAAGCCTTGCGCATCGACTTCACGCCACATCAGGCCTTCCATGATGCCACTCACCCACATCGACGAGGCGTAGAGAACGATCCCCACGGTCGCGAGCCAGAAGTGAATGCTGACTGCCTTGATGGAATAGAGCGCCCGCCGGTTCCACAGTTTGGGGAAAAGGTAGTAGAGCATCCCGAAGGTCACCATGCCGTTCCACCCCAGCGCACCGGAGTGCACGTGGCCGATCGTCCAGTCGGTGTAGTGCGACAGGGAGTTCACGGCGCGGATCGACATCATCGGACCTTCAAAGGTCGACATGCCGTAGAACGCCAGCGAGGTGACCATCATCCGCAGGATCGGGTCGGTGCGCAGCTTGTCCCATGCCCCTTGCAGGGTCATCAGGCCGTTGATCATGCCGCCCCAGGAGGGCATCCACAGCACGATCGAGAACACCATGCCAAGGGTCGAGGCCCAATCCGGCAAAGCGGTGTAGTGCAGGTGGTGCGGACCCGCCCAGATGTACAAGAAGATCAGGGCCCAGAAGTGGATGATCGACAGCTTGTAGGAATAAACGGGGCGGCCTGCCTGCTTCGGCACGAAGTAGTACATCATGCCAAGGAAGCCCGCCGTCAGGAAGAAGCCCACGGCGTTGTGGCCGTACCACCATTGCGTCATGGCGTTCTGCACGCCCGACATCACCTGCACCGAGCGGGAGCCATAGATGCTGACCGGGATCGACATGTTGTTGACCAGGTGCAGCATGGCGACCGTTACGATGAACGACAGCAAGAACCAGTTGGCCACGTAGATGTGCGGCTCTTTCCGGGTCAGGATGGTGCCCATGTAGGTAATCAGGAAAGCGACCCAGACGACCGTCAACCAAAGGTCAACGTACCACTCGGGCTCTGCGTATTCCTGGCTTTGCGTGGCGCCCAGAAGATAGCCGGTCGCTGCCAGAACGATGAACAGCTGGTAGCCCCAGAAGACGAACCAGCTTAGGTTGCCGCCCCATTGGCGGACCGCACAGGTGCGTTGGCCGATGTAGAAGGTGGCTGCGATCAGGGCGTTACCGCCAAACGCGAAAATCACCGCAGAGGTGTGAAGGGGCCGAAGGCGACCGAAGTTGAGGTAGGGTTGCGCCCACTCGAAGTTGAGGACCGGGAATGCCAGTTGGAAGGCGATGAACACCCCCACCAGAAAGCCCGTGCAACCCCAAAACACGGTGGCAATCGCCGCCGCCCTCACCGGGCCATCCATGTATTCTCCAACAGGTGCTGGTACTTTCTCTTCCCCGGTGCGGCGCAGTTGCCACAGGAAAAGGCCACCAGCCACCAGCATGATCAGGACCGCATGCACCTTGTAGGCCAGGTCCAGTCCGTAATTCGCGGCAATCGCCGCCAGGACCGCAATCAGCCCAAGGATCGCAAGCTTCACGTAATCAAGCATCGATCGTCCCCTTCGTTCGTGCCCTGGCCCTGCAATCGGGGAGTCCCAATGCGAGTCGCCAAAGCTGTTCCATCAGGGCCTTGATCGCGGATCGCGTCGCAACGCACCTTGATCTGGGTCAAGCTACGTATGAGAATACGTCGGCTGCTGCTCATCCTTGAAAACGATTAAAAAGCAACCACTTCGCCCGAAAGGCGTTGTGATTTACCGAGGAAGGTTCTTGGGAAACGCCCCAAAAAGAGGGGCAGGCACGCTAGGCCAGCATGCCGCCATCGGCGTCATCGCCGGTTTCGTTGAGAAGCGCATCGAAGTCCGGCACCACGATCCGGCGCTTGCCTTCCAGCAAGATCACACCGTCGCGTTTCAGCCCGGACATCTGCCGGCTCACCGTCTCAAGCGTTAGGCCGAGGTATTCAGACATCGCCTCTCGGGTCAGGGGCAATTCAAACTGAATGTCGATGCCGGGACCCAAGTCCGAGGCGCCAGCATTGCGGCGTGCCAAGATCGCAAGGAAACTGGCGATCTTCTCTCGGGCCGTCTTGCGGCCAAGGATCAGCATCCATTCGCGGGCCGCATCCAATTCGTCCAGCGTCATCTCCAACAAGCGCTGGCTGACGTGGGGTGTGTTCGTGATCACTTCCTGGAACGGCTTGCGCCGGAAGCAGCAAAGCGTGACATCCGTTGTCGCGGTCACGTCATAGGAAACCGATGATCGATTGGGGCGTCCGATGAAATCCGACGCCAGCAACAGACCCACCATCTGGCGGCGACCGTCTTCCATGGTCTGGGTCAAGGTCGCAACACCCGACACCAACGAGGCGACAAAATC
It contains:
- the ccoN gene encoding cytochrome-c oxidase, cbb3-type subunit I; this encodes MLDYVKLAILGLIAVLAAIAANYGLDLAYKVHAVLIMLVAGGLFLWQLRRTGEEKVPAPVGEYMDGPVRAAAIATVFWGCTGFLVGVFIAFQLAFPVLNFEWAQPYLNFGRLRPLHTSAVIFAFGGNALIAATFYIGQRTCAVRQWGGNLSWFVFWGYQLFIVLAATGYLLGATQSQEYAEPEWYVDLWLTVVWVAFLITYMGTILTRKEPHIYVANWFLLSFIVTVAMLHLVNNMSIPVSIYGSRSVQVMSGVQNAMTQWWYGHNAVGFFLTAGFLGMMYYFVPKQAGRPVYSYKLSIIHFWALIFLYIWAGPHHLHYTALPDWASTLGMVFSIVLWMPSWGGMINGLMTLQGAWDKLRTDPILRMMVTSLAFYGMSTFEGPMMSIRAVNSLSHYTDWTIGHVHSGALGWNGMVTFGMLYYLFPKLWNRRALYSIKAVSIHFWLATVGIVLYASSMWVSGIMEGLMWREVDAQGFLVNSFADTVAAKFPMYVVRGLGGIMFLAGALIMAWNLWMTVRSGEAVADTNSAVPAE
- the fnrL gene encoding transcriptional regulator FnrL, with product MNDRPISFRVGTDCADCPIRHKAVCAHCDADELVRLEQIKTYRTYSAGEVIVWAGDEMDFVASLVSGVATLTQTMEDGRRQMVGLLLASDFIGRPNRSSVSYDVTATTDVTLCCFRRKPFQEVITNTPHVSQRLLEMTLDELDAAREWMLILGRKTAREKIASFLAILARRNAGASDLGPGIDIQFELPLTREAMSEYLGLTLETVSRQMSGLKRDGVILLEGKRRIVVPDFDALLNETGDDADGGMLA